Genomic segment of Streptomyces longhuiensis:
CTGTTCGTGTCCGACTTCCTCGACACCATGAACAGCGGTCTGGAACTCTCCGCCGCCTTCCTCGGCCCTGGGTTCACGATCTACGCCGTGGACATCTTCATGCGCCGCAACCGCTACGACGGAGTCGCGTTGCAGGACCAGACCCGCAACAGCCGCTTCTGGTACTGGCACGGGGTGAATCCCGCCGGAGCCGCCGCGATGGCCATCGGCGTCGGGGCGGCGCTCCTGTGCGCCAACACGACCATCTACACCGGCCCGGTCGCAGCCGCCCTCGGCGGCGCCGACGTGTCCGCAGTCGTCGGGATGTCCCTGGGAGCCCTGGTCTACGCGGGATTGATGCTCCGTCAGCGGCGCTCGGTCTGAAACGGGCCCGATTCAGCAGAATGGGCCCCTGCCCGGCATCGATGCCGGGCAGGGGCCCATTCCGGGACATGCGGCCTGGGTTCTACGGTCGGGTATCTACGCTCCGACTACGTCACCCGTCGGACTCCGGTGACGGGATGTAGGCGCCCGGCACGTCCTTCGGGGCGAAGATCTTGCTCTCGCCGGGGTACGGCTTCGACCACTCGTGCGTCTGGTACCACGTGAAGTGGTTCATCTGCGCGGGGTTCGCGAAGTCGGGCTTGGCGTCGCGCCCGGTCAGCCGCTGCTGCGACTTCCAGGCGTCCCACTGCGCCGCGAGCTTCTGCTTGTCCGCCGGCACCTTCGCCGACGGCACCGGCGCGGCATCGGGGTTCTGCGGCGCCGGGGTGTCCAGGCCGCAGGAGGGCGGGGTCTTCAGGCCCCCGGTGAGCGAGGTCCGGTTGGGCAGCGCCTTGAACGGCGTGACGTCCGCCTTCCGGCTGAACGCCCCACGCATCGGGCTGGCCGCGCTGTCCTTCTGGTTCATCGGGTGGACCCCGAGGATCTGCTCGATGGTGCGGATCATCGTGATCTGCGAGTAGTAGTGGCTGTCGACGACACCGTGCCTGGCCCAGGGGCTGATGATCTGGATCGGGGCGCGGTGGCCGTCGACGTGGTCGAGACCGGCCTGGGAGTCGTCCTCGACAACGAAGATCGCCGAGTCCTTCCAGTACTTGCTGTGCGAGATCTCGTCGACCATCCTGCCGACCGCGAGGTCGTTGTCCGCGACCTGGGCGGCTGCGTTCGCCGGACCGCCGGTGTGGTCGCTGGACAGCCAGAACATGTTGAGGTCGGCCGGCCCGTTCTTCTCGAAGTCACGCTTCCAGATCTCGGACCGGTAGATGTCCGGGACGCTCGTGTCGAACTTCGGGAACCCGTGTACCGAGACGGAGTTGAGCGACGGGATGGGCGAGGACGACACCAGGGGGTAGGCGGTGTCCTGACCGGTCGCCCCCATGTTCTTGGAGTCGCAGTAAAGGTTCTGCCAGCTTGCGTCCGCCGGCTTCGTCAGGAACTGCTGGAACTCGCCGAAGTCCCGTACGGACTTTCCGGCCGCCTGGGCGCCGGTCCAGATGAATCCGGTGCGCTGGTGGCCCAGCGCGTCGTCCTCGGTGTCGTAACTGCGCGCGTACTCACCGGCCGAGGACTCGGTGTACTCCGGGTCGTCGGCCTGCATCAGCCAGTTGTGACCCTCGGCGGAGTTCGTGCCGATGTCGTACGTGTTGTCGTACAGACCGAACTGCTTGGCCAAGGCGTGCTGGTTCGGCGTCACGTTCTCGCCGAACTGCGCCAGCGACGGGTCGCCGTTGCCCTCCGGGACGTCGCCGAGGACCTGGTCGTAGGTCCGGTTCTCCTTGACGATCAGGAACACGTGCTTGATCGTCGAGGGGTCACCGAGCCGCTCGGGGACCGGCACCGGCTTCGGTGTCTTCTTGCCCTTGCCATGGGCCAGTGTGACCGAGCCGCGGGTCCAGCCGTTCTGCTGGAAGACCTTGGACGTCTCGGACTTGATGACGCGGTCGTTCGGCAGGGTGAACCGCTGCACGCTCGACGTCGTGTCGTGGGTGGCGTGCCCGGCGCCGGTGGTGGGGCGTCGGGCGTCGATTCCACGGGTGTTGGAGACGACCACCTGCTTGCCGACGGTGGCGATCTCGGCGGGGAAGTAGTCCGTCGGGAGCAGACCGACGTAACTGACCGGCTCCTGCGGGGTCGTGTACCGGTAGACGGCCACCGCGTTGGCGCGGCCGAGCGTGACCAGCAGATGACCGTCGTCGGTGAGCGTCACGGCGTCGGGCTCGTAGCCGACCGACGACTCGGGCCACGGCTGCGTGGCGACGGTCTGCACGACCTTGTTCTTGGTCGTGTCGATGACCGACACGTCGTTGGTGGCGGTGTTGGTGACGAACAGCGCGTTCTTCTTGGCGTACAGCGCGGTCGGGTGGAGACCGACGTTGATGCTCGATACGGCGGCATCCGGCTTCGCCAGGTCGATGACGCTGACCGTACCGGTGGTGGTGGAGGCGGTCACCGGGTCGGCGGGCACCTGGGTGTTGTAGGAGTTGATCGTGGTGTCGCCGGACTTCGCCGGACGCCCGCCCTCGTTGCTGACGTAGAGCTTGCCGCCGACCTCGGCCATGTCACGCGGGGCGTTGCCCACGGACCAGCTGTGCTGGATGGCGCCGGTCGCCGTGTCGATGGCGACGACGCGGTTCTGGCCGTTGACCGCTGAGTACACGGTGGAGCCGTCGGGCGAGAACACGGGCTCGCCCACCAGCGCGTGCTTGGGCCCGTCCGCCGGGATCTTGATGGACGTCGGGTCGGCGACGCTGCCGTCCGCGTTCACGGTGAACCTGGTGTAGCCGTCGATCTGGCCCAGCCACAGCTGCGAACCGTCGGGCGAGTACGTGGGGCCTTCCTGGCCCACGTCGTTGCCGCTGATGCGCAGGTCGGCCGACGCGGAGTTGCCGACGAGCTGCTGCACCTTCCAGCTCTTGAGGTCCACGATCGACAGCGCCATGCCGCCGTCGGTGATGGAGGCCGCGAGGTGGGTGCCGTCCGGGCTGACCGAGGACGACATGATCTTGCCGTTGTCGACGACGAGACGCTCGCCGTACGGGGCGATGTACTGGTCACTGGAGATGACCTGGCCCTGACGGGTCGTCTGGCCGACCTGGTCGGTGCCGAACTGGTCCGTCTGGGCGAAAGCGGTTCCGGCGGCGGCGAGGGCGAGAGCCGTGATGCCTGCCGTGGCCAGGGGTGTCCGGCGGCCGATGTGTCTGCCGAGAAGGCCGGAACGGCCCTTCGCGGCACGCCTGCGACGGCGTGTCACCTGCATGTGACTTATCCCTTCGAGGTGGAGAACAGCTCGACGTTGCCGTCGAACTGCCAG
This window contains:
- a CDS encoding bifunctional YncE family protein/alkaline phosphatase family protein; this translates as MQVTRRRRRAAKGRSGLLGRHIGRRTPLATAGITALALAAAGTAFAQTDQFGTDQVGQTTRQGQVISSDQYIAPYGERLVVDNGKIMSSSVSPDGTHLAASITDGGMALSIVDLKSWKVQQLVGNSASADLRISGNDVGQEGPTYSPDGSQLWLGQIDGYTRFTVNADGSVADPTSIKIPADGPKHALVGEPVFSPDGSTVYSAVNGQNRVVAIDTATGAIQHSWSVGNAPRDMAEVGGKLYVSNEGGRPAKSGDTTINSYNTQVPADPVTASTTTGTVSVIDLAKPDAAVSSINVGLHPTALYAKKNALFVTNTATNDVSVIDTTKNKVVQTVATQPWPESSVGYEPDAVTLTDDGHLLVTLGRANAVAVYRYTTPQEPVSYVGLLPTDYFPAEIATVGKQVVVSNTRGIDARRPTTGAGHATHDTTSSVQRFTLPNDRVIKSETSKVFQQNGWTRGSVTLAHGKGKKTPKPVPVPERLGDPSTIKHVFLIVKENRTYDQVLGDVPEGNGDPSLAQFGENVTPNQHALAKQFGLYDNTYDIGTNSAEGHNWLMQADDPEYTESSAGEYARSYDTEDDALGHQRTGFIWTGAQAAGKSVRDFGEFQQFLTKPADASWQNLYCDSKNMGATGQDTAYPLVSSSPIPSLNSVSVHGFPKFDTSVPDIYRSEIWKRDFEKNGPADLNMFWLSSDHTGGPANAAAQVADNDLAVGRMVDEISHSKYWKDSAIFVVEDDSQAGLDHVDGHRAPIQIISPWARHGVVDSHYYSQITMIRTIEQILGVHPMNQKDSAASPMRGAFSRKADVTPFKALPNRTSLTGGLKTPPSCGLDTPAPQNPDAAPVPSAKVPADKQKLAAQWDAWKSQQRLTGRDAKPDFANPAQMNHFTWYQTHEWSKPYPGESKIFAPKDVPGAYIPSPESDG